A stretch of DNA from Anopheles ziemanni chromosome 3, idAnoZiCoDA_A2_x.2, whole genome shotgun sequence:
GGAAAgggttaaaaaaatgaaagcataaaatggaaagtgaaacGCGGCCAGCACAATGATTTAGTCCAGAGTTGGATTTAAGTTTCCTTAAGTTTTAAGAAACCATTGCACTacaaaaggaaacggaaatCGGTTTATTGTATgtggaaataataataataatagtaataattgGACTACTCTTAATCATTTAAAAGCTTGTATAAAAATAATCTgacgcaaagaaaaaaacagaataaaagaAAGCCTCAACAATTACAAAGtttaggaaaataaattaacgaaATATGTAAAATGTGAGAACTTTCCGTATCGTTCCAGAAAACatgtgccgacccctgattcCCATTGCTCCACATGCGATAGATAACTTGCACGCAAATGCTGCGTACAAGTCATGCGTTGTATGGAagaataatgttttaaaagagAGCTCAGAACTAGCAGACAATAAAATCATgcgaattttcaaaataaataacgtTACTTACGAggttaaaaattttaaaaaaaccttACTTATGTTGggtaaataaaactttgatAAATCACAAagatacttttttaaattgtgaaaTTTCTTTCGGATGCGCTCGTATAGAATGATTATCTGAACAAATAAATAGGAGGAAAGGATTTGACATTGATACAATTTTGATCAATTCAACCTCTTATACGAAGTACAAAAATAGGTAAATACATTATTATATATATTATATCGTATCATACAGTTTTATTATATGGTTCAACCTACTCTTGCTGGTATTGGCCTCTTTTCGAGGAGAGATACTATGACGTATAGAGGCGGTATATCATACACCAATGAAAAGCCGCTCATGATACTAAATGATTGACttgatatttaaaaacacGATTTCTAGCATTTTTGGTCCTCGCAGTACTGTCGCGTTCGTTCAAGACATAATGTAGCACCTTGAGAAACTATTGTTTTAGATAAAGTGAATGCAATGATGTAATTTTACCGTAATAGAATTATTTGGTGTTGGATTTGATCAAACCATGCATTTCAAACCCAGCCAACCCTGTACTATCCAGAAAGAATCACCCCGCCGTAAATCATCGTAAGtgagaaaataatttgttgATCAATTATGTCGCCGCCGTACCACGATTGGCAATTTGTCGGGACACATTGTtgccaactttttttttaccagtCAGCCAGGTAGCGTCAGCTCAGCGAATGGTCCGGATCGCGGTTCCGAATCTCGGAGACGAAACATGCCAAATCCGAGTGGCGAACTGCGGAAGATTCGATCCATTTTCCCGATGAAAAACACCGCCGCAGCCGATAGCCTGACGTACTGGCGGGAGCGAAGTGAAATTTATTGCATGTTGTTCTTTACGGACCGTGCACCGTGCGTTGGCCGCGACGGGAAAATGCTGATGATTTAATGTGTACACATCGTAAAAACCGTTCATGCGATGGTTAGTCGGATGATTCGCCATCGCTGTACGATTCGTTGACAGTTTACGATGGGAGTGAGTGTATTATTTTAAGGGAACAGTCGTATAATTACTCGCACAAACGCGGAGTACCGCGAAGGTAGCAACGATGATGGATTTCCCTCGAGATTTTCCACCGACGCGTGATGATGTTCCGCCGTGGTGTGGAAGTAAATGGCATTTTTAAACGTTCTTTAAATATCAATGAAGGTTGCTAACGCGTGCAACACCTAATAGAATTATTTACGCAGGGTGAAAGTAGAATGGTAAAAgtgaaaagtgtaaaaaaaatgtagagaaaagaaaataaactttctACCAATGATAAAGGTCCCTCTATTGCTCTGCGATCTCTTATAAGCCCTGACTTATCCCCCCAATTCGAACCGGAAGAACTCAGTTCAATCCTAATGAGCTTAGACCTCAACGCGCTCACCAACATCGCGATTAGCGCAGCCCCTACACCAATGCCGGAATGTTTCGATTGACAGATCATGCCAACACCGACGCAAACATACACCATCATTAGTGACGACGACGGCTTCGTCTACAAAATCGAGCCAACCGGCAGCACGACGCGTGATGCTATCACTCTcacttttcaaacacgctagacGCGACGCCGAGGCCTTTTGCGTGGTACGCCGAACGGGATGGTGGGGGGGACAGGTAggggtgaaataaaaaaacgcgaTCAAGCGCCAGCCGAAATTGTGTCACGCGCAGCAAAACGTGCGTCGCATCCACgcgaatgaatggaaaaagatggacgaaaaaagttaaaaatgcTACGAAGACAGCAAAATGAGAAATCGAAAACGAGAACACAGAAAGAAACAAtaagaaatatttgtttaatgaATAAAGCAACGAGAAGATAGATAAAGATCAAAAGTAGAATTAATAAAACTGAAGAATACAATTAAAAACGGTAAATTAAATCATAAAGGTGGTGTTAAAAACACCAAATACATCAAATCtaaactaaaataaacataaaagcaTATAACAAATAAATCTTGAGCATAACAATTTTAGGTTGAAATTTATGTAAATCTGTGCAAGAGTTCCAATGTGAATATACTTTTACAGGCTGCAAAAAACCGTTACAATCAACCACACTCAAATTCCGATTCAATCCGTTTGATACTGAAAGTGAAATTATATTGTTCACGATGTTGCGTCGGTGCGTTTCCGTTCGGTCACttcatcaaaaaaaaaaacaattatgttGTGGAGGTGGTATGCCGACCGATTCCATAGCAACGGGAAACACAGGGGGgtgggcggggggggggggggggggtgacaATATGTGCGTACATAATGTGTGGGCAGACAATCGAACTAGCTGAACACtgtcgtttttgtttcctacTTCCGTTCGTTAGGGGGTGAAATGAAGAGGGCACACAGACGATTTTTATATCATATCATGACTTAAGCCTGTGTGCGTACACTTTCTGTGacataacatttaaaaaaaaactatcactAAAGTTACTAATTTGTGTATGCTGATTTCACTTATTATATCTGAACATACTATTTTCTGTAATTTATACTTGCAACGTAAACAATTGTGACCACGAACGTTTTCGCTTAACGTAACGGGTTTCATGGGAAACCATATTACATTAGCACTGCATACATTTAGTTAAATAAGTTGAATTTACTCGTTCTACATTGTTTTGTAAGAATACCGCCTTTTTTAATGAACACACATCGGATTTTTAATATCCAAAAAATGTATTAGTTCCGTTCGCTCATTGCTCCGTAAACGATATATCTGTTTTGAACTTTAAACTAAACACATTGGGTGAAAATTGAAGTTACGCAAACTTTCCTTTTCTGTACTAAATACCGTTAGTTCAATTCAAACGAAATTAATCGAACGCATTGATACTTAAATCCCTCAAAACACTCTTCCGTCCTGCAGTACGTTCGCGTTTCTCTGTGTGACAAACTTTACGCCTTTAACTTGGAACACTCCTATCGAATGACTATTTTGGTGTCTTGTaacctttttttcaacttttaccTTTACCTTTATTGTGAGTGCCGGACGAAAGTGAAAACCGTCCTAAAACTTGGGGAAGATAAAACCGTCCAATGGGTTCGATACCGATAGCGATCCCGGTGTACTTTTAATAGTCTTAGCCCCATTCGAAAACCCATGCTCGGGAAACACGCATCTCTCTCGCGCGTCGATTTAATGATGATTTTTCCCATGCTTTCTAAAACGTGCCGAATGTTTGCGGAGACAAATTGCATCAGCTTCCTGTGTCGTTCGATGCTGTTACAGCTGCCGTACGTAAATTGATCCCAGGgtatttagctttttttaacCAATGTGGTTAGCAACTTCCTCGAAAGACACTGTTATCGAACTCACATAGAGCACCACAAGTGGCGCCAGCTGTAAACACCGCCTGCGTTGTGGAGTCCAGCATGATTATATGATAAGAGAGAGACCATTTCTTCTGAATGGCGCCATGTTTCACTTATCACCAATTGAACCGGCGGTCGGGTAAATCGGTTTGATAAAGTTGCTCGAATTGCGCCGATATTATCACGTTGAAGGAATTTTTTTCTAAGCCACACCTTTCCGGAATATACCAGTCCTAATAAAATTGTTCTACTTCAAGCTAAATCTTACGAGCAAAACTCAATTTATACACCATTGATTTCCCACAACCCTTCTTTAAGAGGTCTTGTTGAAATCAAAAACCTTAATAAATAGAACATTTCCTGTTTCCAATTAAAATTATACCATATTTGAAATTCGTTCAATAGAAGATTTAGTTTTGTTCAATTCCTTGATATTTAGAAAAATGTCGATCTTTTCTAGCATTTAACGATCATGTGTTCAAAGTACGATTTTTCTATGGTGACCACCCCGTTCTTCTCATCGATAACTCTACTCCGTTCGCAAATGCAGTGACGCAATCGACTGCGATCGTCTTCCCGTCGCTTGAAACAATCGTCGATAGTGTGCACGCACAGGATAGGGCCATCGAAGCATGCCATTGGATTTTCCCGTTTAAAAGCACCCAAACTGCCCGATTCGATATGACATCTGGGTATCCAAACAAATCACACGCCCGTCCACAATTGGGCCCTCCTGATCGACGTGATCGACGAAAGTCCCGTGGTCGTGTCTTGGGCCGCGCACGGTAGGGTAATGGGCGATTGGGGGGTCGGTAGTGATGGTGATCACGGCACCACTAGCATTCCTTCAATCCACCAATTAAGAGTGAAAGGTACCGGCAggagaaaacaatcaaatcgaCGAAAACAATTCCGATCCTAGACCACCAATCAAGTTTCGTAACatacgggggggggggggggggggggggggggattgttTTATGATACGGTGATAAATCTAgaataaaatagtttaaatagtTGGGAAAACTCGAATCGAAAGTTGTTGAATAattgattcctttttttggAAAGGAGAgggtttatttaaaattcatgttATCTTCAATTTCAATTCGTAACACCAAGAAGAAGTTAGCTTCAATTTGTTCGTGATCTGAATGTGatgtaattaaatttgaaaaatacaggaccattaaattattttagaatttttaaCATAAATATACCAATTTTACAGATTCCAATCACATACATATATTACTTTAgacgattgtttttcttttctcgtaaAATTCGTAGACTGAAGTAAACTCTTTGCTTTATAacttaaatgatttttttatcatttaaacgcaattttgatttattaatcGGATTTATTAAATACCTCTCCAAATTACTTACAGAACATGTCTTTATGGAAATCAGCCCTCGAAAcatcattatcattttcttGACCATCACATAACGCTACATATCACGGTAAAGATTGAGCTCcattaaaatgtaatttaggTCCTTCGATACCTTCGACGGAGTATGTTCGAGGACCAATCTCATGTAAAGCCGGGGGTAGGTAGTTTTTCCCACAGCAAGAAAATTAATTCGTGGGTACGGCGTTTCCCATCCAACAAAATCAATCGTCCCCTCCCCAAACGCCATTAAATGGCGATGATTGTGTTCGTACTCTCAGCAACAAATTGTCACAGCGCCTTAATCCGGCGACcgatacaatttgtttaatgTACTTGAAAGCCCACACCGGTGCAGCCCTTGGGCCCCGGTTAAGGATTGATACGAAAGGAGCGAAACCTGCCACCTTCCGGACACGCGTTGCTACTTATCTGATAGCGTGGGGTGCTCTCGGGGGTAATCATTATTAAATTGAAGTACGGACGTTCTCGGACAGGCGGTCCGGGGGTAGAACGATACATTAGGACGAAAGGAGTAGAGAGTGGTTAGATTTCTTGGAGTTGATTTCCGTCTCGAGGTTAAGTACCGTGTAAGGGGTAGCTCTTCGGAAGCAATTCAATTACCGCGTAATTTGTCACAATAAAAAATGGGTGGCAATTATCTTAACAGCTTAAATTGTCATTCATAGTGTTTAAATGTTAGTTGGTCGTTCTTTAAATTTGGTTCTTGAGTCAAAATAATAAGAAAGATATACTATTCAAAATTGACATCCTATTTTTGTCAGCTTGAGTAACCTAGCGACAGCATCAATTCCGGTCCGAACGTGGGAATTTCCCGCATTTTCGCCGTCTGTGAGGGCCTGTGATCGTCGGGAATACAAGATACCGTTAAAAACCAACCACGCAGCAGCCTTCCCTTTTCCTCTCATACGATCATCACCGGCGTGACACATTGACCATGATACTTTATTcgcgtttctgtttttttatgcACATGCCCGCGAAAGCTCCTCTTAATTGCGGGATGGACGGAGGCAAGGCGAAatgaaacccaaaataaaCAGGACCTGAGTCACGTAATGTGGCTCGCGCTAAAATTTCCAAAACGTACACAAACGCACCGAAGCGAGCCGCGCGTCTTGAAGATCTCAGCCGGGGCGTTTTATGCGTGTGTGTTCGAAACGAACAGGTTATAACAATTATATAAAGATTGTCCCAGATCCGGCGTGAAAATATGCTGATGCTCGTTTCACTGCCCCTCCCGGCGCGTGCCACAATTTCGTGAAAAGATGAGAAGGGgatgagggaaaagaaaagaaatgcacAGATTGATTGTAAGATGAGATGAATCCACTAATCTTCTCCGTACGCCCGACACGTATCTCACACACGTTGTGGGGGGTATTGTGAGTAAATCTTCTCACCGTACAACGAAGATCTCCCTCACCCATCATCAACGAAGTGACGAAGAAAGCTCGCGATCGAAGAAAGTTTCAAACataaacgaaaggaaaaacgatgacagaaaaagaaaagtgatgGGGTGAGGGATGGCTTACCTTTCCGCTCGCCCGgcgaaggggggagggggggaggtaCGACTGTATTATTCACGTTCACGGTAAccttgaaaaagaaatggccCCATTTCTTCCGCTTCATCCGCTTCGTTTCACTCGACCCAGACACGTTTCAGCAAACCTGTTTTGCCAAGATGGCGAGAAGGGGTGGGCGATGAAGTTGGCGCGCGAAAATGGGTTCGAACAATAATAAAACAGTAGATGCAATGCAAACTCGCCCTGTGAAAAAGTATGACACTGAAAAGTTAACAAGTAATAATCAATCAAGGAACGTACTCCTAAAATTAAGTTTCTTATAGTGAATATCACAAGCGAACTAGATATTAAATAAATAGATTAAGACAAAATGTAAAGTAAGGATTGGAAGACTGTAATTAAGAGCATTAGAATGAATTAGAGTGAAAATGACaaacttattttaaaacaaattagtaAAATAACttgaagaataaaaataaattcgaaacaaagagtaaaatatcaaaacaacgCAGTGAAATTATcaattcaaaattcaacaacaaaTATGGCGAACGATAAGGAGACAACAAAAGAACCAGagcgtgaaacaaaaacttcaATCAATGAATGAAAACCCCTCTCCTAAGCctttggttgtgtttttctttttcattcaatCTTTGCCCTACCTTTATCAAACTTCCTTTATCAGTTGTCGCGAACTTAGATGAGTAGCTTAAGATACCTGGAATCCCGCGCGTGAATCTTCAAACCTCGGCACGTGACGTCAAACCGGTTCGGCCTCTTCCGGCCACCGGAAGTGTTCGACCGCACCGGAATTTGGCGTCTCGATAAGTAATCTTTTTTTCCGATAGCCATTTCGGGGAGGGCAGCTGCAGGAATGGATGAAGTAATGGTAAAACAAATGCGATACTAAACACAATCTAATCACTATCGCCAGCGGTTTGATGACGTTCTCGCGGTTCCGGTGATAAGGGAAGATTGGCAGCGGCAAACCCCTGCGAATGCTGGGCGAGTCATGCGATAAGTGGTTATTACGTATTGTTCCACGCCGTGAGTCACTTGTTTTTACGACGGTGACGTATCGGTGACGGGCTGATATAGGCTTATCAAATCGGCTCGCTAATCAATGAATGATCGAAGGGATTCGCACTGTGCGTCCGAGGCTGTTTTATCTTacgggtttgttttgtttttgttttcctctcgtCGGGGCCAGGCTTACTTTTAATCAAGCCAATTTGTCTTGCTCCAAACGCGGTCTCGTGATAAAAAATCGAAGAGAAACTGCTGATATACCGGACCGGGCGTACTTGTGTTTGCGCttgtttaatgtttcttttgctCACATTTTGCGGCCATGTAAACCGTCGATAAACTGACCTACCGATAAGCAAACAACGCGATAAACGATCCCACCACATCAAAGCGTTATCGTCGATGGAGACTTAAATGTTGGTCAGTGgattgagctccagctcggaaGCGCGGTGCTTTACCTCGGGCGACCTGTTTTCTGGATGACCTGTCTGCATTTGTTTGCCCACGAATGCGGGAAACTCCACCTGGCTTTATCGGCGATGCTTGATCGAACAAACGGGTTCATTCATTTACCTCCCTCAGTGGTCAGTGGGAAAACATGACATAAAAGGGaagcaaagagaaaaaaaaacaccatcgtGAAAATATGATCGGCCAGCAAAACACACGTACCGACTGATAGTGCGATAACGAATCACTGTGCAAATTAAGGTGTAGAAGCATTCTTAAGATATGCACGGTCAAACAGATCACCTTTCCTTCGCCCTTCGGCTTGTCAGCATGACTATGCACCGTGTAGGGTATTTTTCATCGAATGTTTTCGctatattttatgtttgcacTTGATTTATTccacgaaataaaaaatcacacaGGACATTTATGAGCCGCAGGAAACGGTGGGAAAATGTAAAGTGTAGTAAATATTATGATTGTCACTGATTCACTTCGAGTTCTTCAGAATTTGCAGGTGACTTAGAGAAACTTCACTAGGGTTGAAAACAACCTGAGGTTAAAGGAAATTTTTAATTGTAAGAGCAACTTTGAAACATGATCACACATTATTTGTCCAATTTTCATGATTTATCGGTGATTGGATGGTTTGATTACTCATTAAATTGATGTAATATCATCATACTAATGAAAAACTTATTAAGTTTGTATTAAGGAGACTTTCGGATAAATTCGTACCGttacaacaaaacaattattcttattttaaaaatgacaTGATAATAAATGGAATCAAGTACGAGCTGTATCAGCTAAAATAACTTAAAAATAAGATGATGTTTCTTGCTGctatatcttcctttcctagACACAATAGTTTGTAGTTTTTTCTGAAAGTTTTACTTCAATGTTTAAAATCAATGTTGCAGTGACGAAAAATCATAACTCACACTGATACTCTTTTCTCAACATTAAACTTTTTCTGACACAAAATTCAACTGATTCTTGGATTGatttggaatgttttgttttatgctacAGAGTGTTAGCATTTTcctacgaaaataaaactaatttatgctgtttcaaatagtttgtacaaaaataaaaacagtagGTTTGCAATATGAAAGGAAATGTCGATCGTTCTTGGGTTTGTTAAACTGAATCACTGAATCGAATAAATGATTATTTTGTTCTTCATTCTGACTGTTTGATTTTCATGTTGTGATTGTTTAATGCCTTCCAAGGAGCCTTATTATCCGTTAAAACCCGttcaaaaaaacaccaaatccTTTCCGGGAGTAAGAATCTaagaacgaaagtgaaaatgcCTCCATGTGGTACGCGAAAAACGGCGCGAAACGTTAAACAACACAACTGAGCGGCCAAACTTGATTATATCATACCAAGCTAGAGCGTTTAGATGGGGTTTTCCGAGGGTGACCGAAACGGGGGAGGATGGTGTTCGATGACGTCGAGCTTGGCGAGCAGCATGCCACAGGTGTGGAGTCCCGCTTACTATGATGAATCGAGTCGTTCGAAACCGACGTTCAACGCACGTACAACGGGACAccgagagaaggagagagtgCACTGAAGCACGTGAATACGACGCTTCGCTACGATCCCGTCAGACAAAACATAGCGCGCCGCGAAAATCTCGCTATCTGCTAAGGCTCAGCGCGCCAGGACCAGGTGAGAGTGACCAGGCGTCTCCGTTTCGGCATTGTCATCGGCTTTCCCTTTCCATTCGCTGGCCCCAAAGCCATAAGGGCCATCTCACTCACTCACCGCAAAGTTCCCCCCAAAAATGTCGGCTGTGAGATAAGCGAATGGCGTGGAGCACGAGCAACGAAGGGACgaataaaaaacgaaagagaGAGTGACAGAGTTGATGCACTCGAATGCGGTGAAACCGAAAGAGACCGCAAAGGAAAAGGGGAGCCGCGAGTGAGCAGCGTCGACGGGGGGTTTTTGAGCCGCGAGCTCGGCGTCCGAGTGATAGTCGGGTTGCTACACCGCGGTTGGCTCACTCTCGTTCAAACAGCGCAACCGATCGCACACGCGCTGCTCGGCCATCCCCTAACACATTCGTTTGGAGACGAACGAACCGCGACCGCGTGGACCGCGACCCTTTTGGTGCAGGGAACTCCGGAATTCAATCCCCCTCCCCCAGTCCCCGTAAACACCGCCGAAGTGAGAGTGCAGTGAGCTGCAGTACTGGCATGGTGAGTGAGAAGCGTGAGAAACGGTGCATTCAAGATCGGCCAGAGCTCTGAGCCGCCATTCCGAAAATCGTTCGAGGAGTCGGAGCGGACCGTTTTAGGGACCACCTTGCCCCTTCCCTCTCACCAGTCGGTCGGAAAAATTCACCCCAGCAAGGGAGAGAGAAATGTTTTGGTGAGAAAGAGTGTGTGTTAGTGTGCGAGTGAGTTTAAGTGGACCCCCAGTGCGAGTGAGACAGCACTACCGCGTCGGGCGAAAGACGAAGTTTGTTGAATATATAACAAGTTGCATCATAGTCTTAAGACTTCAGTCTTAAGAAAGTGTACCGTCCACAAACATCTTTCGCAAAAAAGCTTCCCCCCTGGTCGGACACAGGCAGCCGCGCGGCCTAAACCGCCTTGTTTTCCCGGGTACGCCGAGGCCGAAACGTTTCCCCACCGACTAAACAAACTTTTAGTCCCCTTTTAGTTTGCGGAAAGGGACATCTCCCCGttcggtttttggttttcgcGAAACACGGAAGAATCATGGATTATTTCTACTTCTGGATCTACAACAAATGAGGACGTTTTGACGTGAAAGAAAGTGAGGTTTTAGTGGAAACTACCAGAGTGGCTTTTCTCGTGCGATCGTGATCTTTTCCGAGTGTGGACTGAGGTGCAAAGTctgacgtggttggaatacgGATACAAGATATTCTAGTGTGGTGGAAAGTGAGTGCAATAGTCTGGCCAACTCGAAGAGCAGTGTCCCGTGCAGGCTCTTCTGATTGTTGCTTCCGCAGAACGTTCGAACCAGTGTTCAGTGGCCGTGTGCAGAGTTTTTGGGTTTTCACGAGACAACGTTGgtgcgtggtggtggtgcgtccCAGTTGTAGTTCCATGTGTCCCCCCGGTTACAGTGTAAGGCAGCAGCAATAAAATATGGAATCGCCTCAAATGTACGATACGAATCAAATCCAAGTGCGCAGTGATATCAAGAAGCTAACGATGGCAGCGAACAATAGTGTGAACGGTGCGAACGGCACGGCCAACGGGGCGTCGCCGACCAACAACAATAACTCCCCGACGGCGATTAACCAGAACACGCTGGCGttgaagcagcagcagcagcagcagcagcagcaacaacagcagcaacagcaggttCAGCAGGTTCAGCAAGTCCAGCAGCAGGTTCAGCAGCAAGTCCAGCAAGTGCAGCaagttcagcagcagcagcagagtcagcagcagcagcaacagcaggtcCAGCTGGGGCAGCATCCTGGTAACGGTGTGGTACCGAACCTGCTCACCAATGGGAACCTACTGTCGAAGCAGATGCTACAGCAGATCCAGTACTCCCAGTCCGAGCTGGACGAGCTGACCTCGCAGGAGATCTCGCTCGACCTGCAGCACCTGATCGACGATCAGTTCCGTGACCCGGAAGCGCTCGGGATCTTCACCGAGATGGTGACGGTGGGCAGCACGAACGGCACGATGGCGAACCCGCTCGTACAGACGGCCGCCGCTAAGGCGCTCCAGCTGCAGCAGGCTCGACTTTCGCAGCACTCGAACGGCAACAACAGCTACCAGCGATCTCTGGCCTACATGCCACAGCCCGTGCACACCGGCGCGGCCTACGGTGGTACGTCGAGTGACGAGAACAGCTCGGTGGGCTCCTCGGCCGACTCGGCCAACATCAAGGAGGAGCCCGTCGACCCGAACGAGTACCGTCGGCAGCTGCTGGCGAACGGTGGAGGCGCTCAGTTCATGGGCACCATCAATGGCTACCAGGGACTGCCGGGTTCGGCGACATCCGGTCCCACGAACGGTCTCCCCAATGGCGGTCCCCTCGGTGGCAGTACcggaggcggtggtggtggtggtggtggaggcggtggCACCACTCCAAGCTACGTCACCAACGGCAACGGGAACAGCTTCTCCAGCCTCACACCGGCCGCCGTACTGCACCATCAGGCCCTCCCGCACCTGGCGGCCGGTGCCGCCCACCTAGCGAACCTCACCAAACACAACAAGATGCTGCCGCACGTGGGGCGCAAGACGGCCCCCAAGTCGGTGGACAAGGGCACGGACGAGTACCGGCGGAGGCGCGAGCGGAACAACATCGCCGTGCGGAAGTCGCGCGAAAAGGCCAAGGTGCGATCGCGCGAGGTGGAGGAGAAGGTGAAGACGCTGCTGAAGGAGAAGGAC
This window harbors:
- the LOC131288353 gene encoding CCAAT/enhancer-binding protein, encoding MESPQMYDTNQIQVRSDIKKLTMAANNSVNGANGTANGASPTNNNNSPTAINQNTLALKQQQQQQQQQQQQQQQVQQVQQVQQQVQQQVQQVQQVQQQQQSQQQQQQQVQLGQHPGNGVVPNLLTNGNLLSKQMLQQIQYSQSELDELTSQEISLDLQHLIDDQFRDPEALGIFTEMVTVGSTNGTMANPLVQTAAAKALQLQQARLSQHSNGNNSYQRSLAYMPQPVHTGAAYGGTSSDENSSVGSSADSANIKEEPVDPNEYRRQLLANGGGAQFMGTINGYQGLPGSATSGPTNGLPNGGPLGGSTGGGGGGGGGGGGTTPSYVTNGNGNSFSSLTPAAVLHHQALPHLAAGAAHLANLTKHNKMLPHVGRKTAPKSVDKGTDEYRRRRERNNIAVRKSREKAKVRSREVEEKVKTLLKEKDVLIRKIEEKNNEIALYKQLYMHLMNHSNPEINQICRSALNLSNMGDHM